A region from the Benincasa hispida cultivar B227 chromosome 12, ASM972705v1, whole genome shotgun sequence genome encodes:
- the LOC120092672 gene encoding alpha-L-fucosidase 1-like has protein sequence MEKMGHHFPSIFFLTFLHLLHFSSPKLEVSTPPPLPILPLPSFSQLKWQQREVIMFLHFGPNTFTNTEWGTGAESPAVFNPTALDATQWAATAAAAGISLMILTAKHHDGFCLWPSKYTTHSVSGSPWKNGQGDVVEEFVTAAAARGIDVGLYLSPWDRHDRRYSQDLPYNEYYLAQLQELLKRYGNVNEIWFDGAKGKNAPNMSYYFSDWFAMVKELQSSINIFSDAGPDVRWVGNENGFAGTSCWSTINRTSLAIGAEGISQYLNRGDPKGTHWLPPECDVSIRKGWFWHKRESPKTLKHLLKIYYNSVGRNCVLLINVPPNSTGLISQQDANTLKQFKTAIDKIFTTNLAQNCSVKASSQRGGKEGGFGPENVLDNDHLWTYWAPEEVDDDHWIEIRSQQNQRLRFNVVRIQEAIGLGQRIKQHEIYLDGKRIVKESSVGYKRLHRIKTGVVCGYVLRVRFTEFRAVPLISSLGLHLDPFWNPTGLSSPTN, from the exons ATGGAGAAAATGGGTCACCATTTTCCctccatcttcttcctcacatTCCTTCATCTCCTCCATTTTTCTTCTCCAAAACTCGAGGTCTCAACGCCGCCGCCATTGCCAATCCTCCCACTCCCTTCATTCTCCCAATTGAAATGGCAACAGAGAGAGGTAATCATGTTCCTTCATTTCGGACCCAACACTTTCACCAACACCGAATGGGGCACCGGCGCTGAATCCCCCGCCGTCTTCAACCCCACTGCTCTCGATGCCACCCAGTGGGCCGCCACCGCCGCGGCCGCCGGAATTTCCCTTATGATTCTCACTGCCAAACACCATGACGGATTCTGCCTCTGGCCTTCTAAATACACTACCCACTCTGTTTCCGGCAGCCCTTGGAAGAACGGCCAAGGCGACGTCGTTGAGGAATTTGTTACCGCCGCTGCTGCCCGCGGCATCGACGTCGGACTGTATTTGTCGCCGTGGGATCGACATGATCGGAGATATAGCCAGGATTTGCCTTATAATGAGTACTACTTGGCTCAGTTACAAGAGCTTCTCAAAAG ATATGGGAATGTGAACGAGATTTGGTTTGATGGAGCAAAAGGTAAAAATGCTCCAAACATGTCATATTACTTCTCCGATTGGTTTGCAATGGTGAAGGAGTTGCAGAGCTCCATCAACATATTCTCCGATGCTGGACCCGACGTTCGATGGGTCGGGAACGAGAACGGCTTCGCAGGAACGTCGTGCTGGTCGACCATCAACCGGACTTCGCTCGCCATCGGAGCAGAAGGCATTTCCCA GTACTTAAACAGAGGTGACCCAAAAGGCACACATTGGCTACCACCAGAATGTGATGTATCCATAAGAAAGGGATGGTTTTGGCATAAAAGAGAATCCCCAAAAACCTTAAAACATCTCCTAAAAATCTACTACAACTCAGTTGGAAGGAACTGTGTTCTTCTAATCAATGTCCCTCCCAATTCCACAGGTCTAATTTCCCAACAGGATGCCAACACTCTCAAACAATTCAAAACAGCCATTGACAAAATTTTCACCACAAATTTAGCTCAAAATTGCTCTGTAAAAGCCAGCAGCCAAAGGGGAGGTAAAGAGGGAGGTTTTGGGCCAGAAAATGTATTGGACAATGACCATTTATGGACTTATTGGGCTCCCGAGGAAGTTGATGATGACCATTGGATTGAGATCAGAAGTCAGCAAAACCAACGGCTGAGATTCAATGTGGTGAGGATTCAAGAGGCTATAGGGCTTGGTCAGAGGATCAAACAGCACGAGATTTATTTGGATGGGAAGAGGATTGTGAAAGAGAGTAGTGTTGGGTATAAGCGGCTGCATAGGATTAAAACTGGGGTGGTTTGTGGGTATGTTCTGAGGGTTAGGTTCACTGAGTTTAGGGCTGttcctttgatatcttcttTGGGTCTTCATTTGGACCCTTTTTGGAACCCAACTGGGCTCTCATCCCCTACCAATTAA
- the LOC120093018 gene encoding B3 domain-containing protein Os04g0581400-like codes for MEPPEPEEEAGGGGSNSSGGGGGGGGAREVEREHMFDKVVTPSDVGKLNRLVIPKQHAERFFPLDSSTNDKGLLLNFEDRNGKSWRFRYSYWNSSQSYVMTKGWSRFVKEKRLDAGDIVSFQRGVGEIGRDRLYIDWRRRPELPIHHHHHHYPTTTLRPSIVVPGGSGGATSWGPLVWQPLGTTTAGYHHHPAAVVPRDHTHLSRINNNNNNNGNGNGMCCPYGYGSVETTTSGLVYLRTELGGRSRRVAPRLGEEELELEMDRGNNSYQMQQEYCSNGGGASMVVLQGNLQSDHYQSLDNGSGEFKSFNY; via the exons ATGGAGCCGCCGGAGCCAGAGGAGGAAgctggtggtggtggttctaATAGCAGCGGCGGAGGCGGAGGCggaggcggagcaagagaagttGAGAGGGAACATATGTTTGACAAAGTGGTGACTCCAAGTGATGTAGGGAAATTAAACCGTCTTGTAATTCCAAAGCAACATGCTGAGAGATTTTTCCCTTTAGATTCATCAACAAACGACAAGGGTTTACTGTTAAACTTCGAAGATCGTAACGGCAAATCATGGCGATTCCGTTACTCTTACTGGAACAGCAGCCAAAGCTACGTTATGACGAAAGGTTGGAGTCGATTCGTCAAAGAGAAACGTCTCGACGCCGGCGATATCGTCTCGTTTCAACGTGGGGTTGGTGAAATTGGAAGAGATCGTCTTTACATTGACTGGCGTCGCCGTCCTGAACTCCCCATCCACCACCACCATCATCACTACCCCACCACCACCCTCCGACCGAGTATCGTCGTCCCGGGCGGCAGCGGTGGTGCTACCTCTTGGGGGCCATTAGTCTGGCAGCCCCTCGGCACAACAACAGCTGGATACCATCATCATCCAGCTGCCGTAGTGCCGCGGGACCACACACATTTGTCCCgaataaacaacaacaataacaacaacGGGAATGGGAATGGTATGTGTTGTCCCTATGGATATGGGAGTGTTGAAACAACAACTTCTGGGTTGGTGTATTTGAGGACAGAATTAGGAGGAAGATCAAGAAGAGTAGCTCCAAGATTAGGGGAAGAGGAATTGGAGTTGGAAATGGATCGAGGGAATAATAGTTATCAGATGCAGCAGGAGTACTGTAGTAATGGTGGGGGTGCTTCAATGGTGGTCCTTCAAGGAAATT TGCAAAGTGATCATTACCAAAGTTTAGATAATGGATCTGGTGAG TTTAAATCTTTTAACTACTAA